The following coding sequences are from one Nicotiana tomentosiformis chromosome 3, ASM39032v3, whole genome shotgun sequence window:
- the LOC104088633 gene encoding protein PHOTOPERIOD-INDEPENDENT EARLY FLOWERING 1 isoform X2 produces the protein MDLPLEELLKHYAVGEASRDCSPEKSGTDITVSSGEDSDKCRDDDIAIETNGGCLPAISGRRSVESNGVLSVPNNQYPDLGQNKLKNPPKKYQELDKVNLLGVFNEEQDDDDYVLAVGEDKEYNMDDETTMSEEEELAKAEPNDSADEIALLQKESELPLDELLARYKEDYDTDENVGDDSESYASASTAQNESELSQVNDGPSDVLPTTVTETEEREVESMDKTGEERQSEDFSGSPAKNESEPNQVNDGPSDLLPTTVTETEEREVGSMAKTGEERKSEDFSESPAKNESEPSQVNDGPSDVLPTTVTEIEEKEVGSMDKTGEERQSDDIIADAAAAARSAQPTGNTFSTTKVRTKFPFLLKFPLREYQHIGLDWLVTMYEKKLNGILADEMGLGKTIMTIALLAHLACEKGIWGPHLIVVPTSVMLNWETEFLRWCPAFKILTYFGSAKERKIKRQGWLKPNSFHMCITTYRLVIQDSKVFKRKKWKYLILDEAHLIKNWKSQRWQTLLNFNSKRRILLTGTPLQNDLMELWSLMHFLMPHIFQSHQEFKDWFCNPISGMVEGQEKVNKEVVDRLHNVLRPFILRRLKRDVEKQLPSKHEHVIYCKLSRRQRNLYEDFIASSETQATLASTNFFGMISVIMQLRKVCNHPDLFEGRPIVSSFDMSGIDMHLSSSICSMLSHGVFSTVNLGALGLLFTHLDFSMTSWESHDVQSIATPSSLIEGRVSQIYGEETSLVLRRNKKFHGTNIFEEIQKALAEERLREAKERAASIAWWNSIKCKRKPVYSTSLREIVTVKHPVHGIYCQKSNPLSYLYSSRLAELILSPVERFQKMVDQVETFMFAIPAARSPAPACWCSKPGTSVFFSPTFKERSSKVLSPLLTPFRPAIVRRQVYFPDRRLIQFDCGKLQELAGLLRRLKSEGHRALIFTQMTKMLDVLEAFINLYGYTYMRLDGSTLPEQRQTLMQRFNTNPKIFLFILSTRSGGVGINLVGADTVIFYDSDWNPAMDQQAQDRCHRIGQTREVHIYRLISESTIEENILKKANQKRALDDLVIQGGSYNTEFFKKLDPMELFSGHRALSLKNIEGEKNSNDTEVQLSNADVEAALQNVEDEADYMALKKVEQEEAVDNQEFTEEAIGRLEDDELGNDDEMKADEPADHEVPVTTSSKELVVMSNASNLLKEQAITFAGKDDDIDMLADVKQMAAAAAAAGQAILSFESQLRPIDRYAVRFLELWDPIIDKTAIESQGHFEETEWELDRIEKLKEDMEAEIDDDEEPLVYERWDADFATEVYRQQVEALAQHQLMEELEAEAKEKELAEYENLMGHATASVPKSKSKKKAKKTKFKSLKKGGLASEPQALKDGSSIELMTIDDDVLSSDPVTTPDSAQERKRKLATGDEDVKSAKKSKKLKRSSEVSSLVMHSSYHGKHSSYHGKRPVESKELKRYDGGTVDVELRPISRSRMGGKISISSMPVKRVLTIKSEKPIRKGKLWYKDYFPSADSWLPQEDAVLCASVHEYGPHWSLVSDILYGMTAGGVYRGRYRHPVLCCERYRELIQRYVLSATDIVNDRSNNAGSIKGLLKVTEENVRLVLDIASEVPDHEPLVQKHFFALLSSVWKMSCRKSQTNAFSSSQNGFYHSGSLFTPTLNLVSTKGPLEKRFSNISICAKLVAAALSDQQSAQSDERVSICDQREEASFPAEQLDVTLEFGTEKDDKTIPLPSPVTVKIRGPESPLPPRMMIAEHHHFKSSLNVAENRFWAASSTEGCLDWASLAFPVGDAKSQTPLKSQFLGKHKLSDSVKVSKSKSRKIPMESSDVGQTKDLVILPMPSASNDSCARADVGLSFLTERGHDFEDRTLFDLNSEFNLGSEDVFQHEYVPDFISGLDDWSVFPEFTDIG, from the exons GATGATGATGATTATGTCCTTGCTGTTGGTGAAGATAAAGAATATAATATG GATGATGAAACAACTATGTCAGAGGAGGAAGAATTGGCAAAGGCAGAGCCAAATGATTCTGCAGATGAG ATTGCACTGTTGCAGAAGGAGAGCGAACTTCCTTTAGATGAGCTCCTTGCTAGGTATAAAGAG GATTATGATACTGATGAAAATGTGGGGGACGATTCTGAATCATATGCGTCTGCTTCAACAGCACAAAATGAATCTGAACTGAGTCAAGTAAATGATGGACCGAGCGATGTACTGCCCACTACAGTCACTGAGACAGAAGAAAGGGAAGTTGAAAGCATGGATAAAACAGGGGAAGAAAGGCAGAGTGAGGATTTTTCGGGATCGCCAGCAAAAAATGAATCTGAACCCAATCAAGTAAATGATGGACCGAGCGATTTACTGCCCACTACAGTCACTGAGACAGAAGAAAGGGAAGTTGGAAGCATGGCTAAAACAGGGGAAGAAAGGAAGAGTGAGGATTTTTCAGAATCGCCAGCAAAAAATGAATCTGAACCCAGTCAAGTAAATGATGGACCAAGCGATGTACTGCCCACTACAGTCACTGAGATAGAAGAAAAGGAAGTTGGAAGCATGGATAAAACAGGGGAAGAAAGGCAGAGTGATGATATAATTGCTGATGCAGCAGCTGCTGCCAGATCAGCACAACCAACGGGTAACACCTTCTCAACAACCAAAGTGCGGACTAAGTTTCCCTTCCTTCTAAAATTTCCCCTTCGTGAGTATCAACATATTGGTTTGGACTGGCTTGTAACCATGTATGAGAAGAAACTTAATGGGATCCTAGCAGATGAAATGGGTTTGGGGAAGACTATCATGACAATTGCTCTTCTTGCTCACCTAGCATGTGAAAAAGGAATATGGGGCCCCCATCTTATTGTTGTCCCAACTAGTGTCATGCTAAACTGGGAGACTGAGTTTCTTAGATGGTGTCCTGCTTTCAAAATTTTGACATATTTTGGCAGTGCAAAAGAGCGAAAGATTAAAAGGCAAGGTTGGTTGAAGCCAAACTCGTTTCATATGTGTATCACAACTTACAGACTTGTTATACAGGACTCCAAAGTTTTCAAGCGTAAGAAGTGGAAGTACTTGATTTTAGATGAAGCTCATCTAATAAAGAATTGGAAATCGCAAAGATGGCAAACGCTTCTCAATTTTAACTCAAAACGGCGTATTCTTTTGACTGGTACACCATTGCAGAATGATCTCATGGAGCTGTGGTCTCTAATGCATTTCTTGATGCCACATATTTTTCAATCTCATCAGGAATTCAAAGATTGGTTCTGTAATCCTATATCTGGAATGGTTGAGGGACAAGAAAAGGTTAATAAGGAAGTTGTTGATCGCTTGCATAATGTCCTTCGTCCCTTTATTCTCCGCCGGTTGAAGAGGGATGTGGAGAAGCAGCTTCCTTCAAAACATGAGCACGTCATTTATTGTAAGCTATCAAGGAGGCAGCGTAACTTGTATGAAGATTTTATTGCCAGTTCGGAGACACAAGCTACTCTTGCTAGTACAAATTTTTTTGGCATGATAAGTGTTATAATGCAACTTCGCAAAGTGTGCAATCACCCTGATTTATTTGAAGGGCGTCCAATAGTGAGCTCCTTTGATATGAGTGGTATTGATATGCACTTGAGCTCTTCCATTTGCTCGATGCTGTCGCATGGTGTCTTTTCAACTGTCAACCTTGGGGCTTTGGGGTTGTTGTTTACACATCTTGATTTTTCAATGACCTCTTGGGAGAGTCATGATGTTCAATCCATTGCGACCCCTTCAAGCTTGATTGAGGGTCGTGTGTCTCAAATTTATGGTGAAGAAACTTCACTAGTACTTAGACGGAATAAGAAGTTTCATGGGACAAACATATTTGAAGAGATCCAAAAGGCACTTGCTGAGGAGAGGCTAAGAGAAGCAAAGGAGAGAGCGGCATCTATTGCATGGTGGAATTCCATCAAGTGTAAGCGGAAACCTGTATATTCAACAAGTCTTCGGGAGATTGTCACTGTGAAACATCCTGTTCACGGTATTTACTGTCAGAAAAGTAATCCCTTGTCATACCTGTACTCCTCTAGGCTTGCAGAATTGATACTGTCGCCAGTTGAGAGATTCCAAAAAATGGTTGATCAGGTTGAAACTTTCATGTTTGCAATCCCTGCTGCACGTTCCCCAGCACCTGCTTGCTGGTGCAGTAAACCAGGTACTTCCGTATTTTTCAGTCCAACCTTTAAGGAGAGATCTTCTAAGGTTCTCTCTCCGCTTCTCACTCCTTTTCGCCCAGCCATTGTTAGAAGGCAAGTCTACTTTCCAGATAGGCGGCTCATACAATTTGACTGTGGAAAGCTGCAGGAGCTTGCAGGTTTGTTGAGACGACTAAAATCAGAAGGTCACCGTGCACTAATTTTCACCCAAATGACAAAGATGCTTGATGTTTTAGAAGCTTTCATTAATTTGTATGGTTACACTTACATGCGTCTGGATGGTTCTACTCTGCCCGAACAGAGACAAACTTTGATGCAACGGTTCAACACAAATCCAAagattttcctttttattttatcaACCCGTAGTGGTGGAGTTGGCATCAACTTGGTGGGGGCAGACACAGTCATCTTTTATGATAGCGACTGGAATCCAGCTATGGATCAACAAGCTCAAGATCGCTGTCATAGAATAGGCCAGACTCGTGAAGTACATATTTATCGATTGATAAGTGAGAGCACCATTGAAGAGAATATTTTGAAAAAAGCAAACCAGAAGCGAGCTCTGGATGATTTGGTTATACAGGGTGGAAGTTACAACACTGAATTCTTCAAGAAACTGGATCCAATGGAATTGTTCTCGGGCCACAGAGCACTTTCCTTAAAGAACATTGAAGGAGAGAAGAATAGCAATGATACTGAGGTTCAGCTCTCTAATGCTGATGTGGAGGCTGCTCTGCAAAATGTAGAAGATGAAGCGGATTACATGGCTCTGAAGAAAGTTGAACAGGAAGAGGCAGTAGACAATCAGGAGTTCACTGAAGAAGCAATTGGTAGGTTGGAAGATGATGAACTTGGTAATGATGATGAGATGAAGGCTGATGAGCCTGCTGATCATGAAGTCCCGGTTACAACATCAAGCAAAGAACTTGTGGTTATGTCAAATGCTAGTAATTTATTAAAAGAACAAGCAATTACTTTTGCTGGTAAAGACGATGACATTGACATGTTGGCCGATGTCAAACAGATGGCAGCAGCTGCTGCTGCTGCAGGACAAGCTATCTTGTCTTTTGAGAGTCAGTTACGTCCAATTGATCGGTATGCTGTACGTTTTCTGGAGTTATGGGACCCTATCATAGACAAGACAGCTATTGAGTCACAAGGTCATTTTGAAGAAACTGAATGGGAATTGGATAGAATTGAGAAATTGAAGGAAGATATGGAAGCAgagattgatgatgatgaagaaccTTTAGTTTACGAAA GATGGGATGCTGATTTTGCAACTGAGGTATACAGACAGCAGGTTGAGGCTTTGGCTCAACATCAG TTGATGGAGGAACTGGAAGCTGAAGCTAAAGAGAAGGAGCTTGCAGAATATGAGAACTtgatggg GCATGCTACAGCTTCTGTTCCAAAATCCAAGTCAAAGAAGAAGGCAAAGAaaacaaagttcaaatctttGAAGAAAGGAGGTCTAGCTTCTGAACCTCAAGCTTTAAAGGACGGGTCTTCAATAGAGTTGATGACCATAGATGATGATGTTCTATCTAGTGATCCAGTTACAACGCCTGATTCTGCTCAAGAGAGAAAGCGTAAACTAGCAACGGGTGATGAGGATGTGAAAAGCGCGAAGAAGTCTAAAAAATTGAAGAGGTCCTCTGAGGTATCTTCTCTGGTAATGCATTCATCTTATCATGGCAAGCATTCATCTTATCATGGCAAGCGGCCGGTTGAATCTAAAGAATTGAAGCGGTATGATGGTGGCACCGTGGATGTCGAACTCAGACCAATAAGCAGAAGCAGGATGGGAGGGAAAATCTCAATCAGTTCAATGCCTGTAAAGCGAGTTCTTACTATTAAATCAGAAAAGCCGATTAGGAAAGGTAAACTATGGTATAAAGATTATTTTCCATCCGCTGATTCATGGTTGCCACAAGAGGATGCTGTACTTTGTGCTTCTGTTCATGAGTATGGTCCTCACTGGAGCTTGGTGAGTGATATCTTGTATGGAATGACTGCTGGCGGAGTTTATAGAGGAAGATATCGTCACCCTGTTCTTTGTTGTGAAAGGTACAGGGAACTTATACAGAGATATGTGTTATCTGCGACAGACATTGTAAACGATAGATCCAACAATGCTGGCTCTATAAAAGGTCTTCTCAAAGTGACTGAG GAAAATGTCCGACTGGTGTTAGATATTGCATCAGAGGTTCCAGATCATGAGCCCCTTGTTCAAAAGCATTTCTTTGCCCTTCTTTCCTCTGTGTGGAAAATGTCATGCCGGAAAAGCCAGACAAATGCGTTCTCATCTTCCCAGAATGGCTTCTATCATTCTGGAAGTTTGTTTACACCAACTTTGAACCTTGTTTCTACGAAGGGACCACTGGAAAAGAGATTTTCTAATATAAGTATATGTGCCAAGTTAGTAGCAGCTGCTCTCTCTGACCAGCAGAGTGCACAAAGTGATGAGAGAGTCTCCATTTGTGACCAGAGAGAAGAAGCTTCTTTTCCTGCTGAGCAGTTGGATGTTACACTGGAATTTGGGACAGAGAAAGATGATAAGACAATTCCCTTGCCATCGCCTGTAACTGTTAAAATACGTGGTCCTGAATCCCCATTGCCTCCAAGAATGATGATAGCTGAGCATCATCATTTCAAGTCTTCCCTGAATGTGGCTGAAAACCGGTTCTG GGCTGCATCAAGTACTGAAGGTTGTTTGGATTGGGCTTCTCTTGCTTTTCCTGTTGGGGATGCCAAGTCACAAACTCCATTGAAATCACAATTTTTGGGGAAGCACAAGCTCTCTGATTCTGTGAAAGTTTCCAAATCAAAGTCCAGAAAGATTCCAATGGAATCTAGTGATGTTGGTCAGACCAAGGATCTAGTTATCCTGCCAATGCCATCTGCATCTAATGATTCCTGTGCAAGAGCTGATGTGGGATTATCGTTCCTCACAGAACGTGGACATGATTTTGAAGACAGGACCTTGTTTGACCTAAATTCAGAATTTAACTTGGGGAGCGAGGATGTATTCCAACATGAATATGTTCCTGACTTCATATCGGGACTTGACGATTGGTCAGTGTTTCCAGAATTCACGGATATCGGGTAG
- the LOC104103562 gene encoding uncharacterized protein, translating into MYDAGLPFNCVNYKNFDKFIEAVGQYGQGMKPPSYHEVRVTHLKKEVKKIDQIIEEHKVEWNKFGCSIMMDKWTARNGKMIINVLVNSPRGSVFLESHDASNSSTDGSKMYSLFRKTIDKIGKENVVQIVTDNASENVSAGRMMEAMYPHIYWTPCAAHCINLMFGDIFKENPYASVFTKAVRVYSYISQRPLLLNLMRKFTNERNLVRPAKTRFATAFLTLHSFYLQKKKLRKLVLSNEWKDNRYAKEVAGKETAKVLISPSFWNDVVRALKVGGPLIKVLRMVDGERKPPMGYLYEAMDRAKETIAASFEGDVRKYEKVFEIIDIRWENQLHRPLHAAGHLLNPGLFYKNTRDETLASEVWIGYHACLEKLVPNSATIDQIGEEFGRYSQAEGLFGLQAAIRARDIRSLGS; encoded by the exons ATGTATGATGCAGGGCTTCCTTTCAACTGTGTTAACTACAAAAATTTTGATAAATTCATTGAAGCTGTAGGACAATATGGCCAAGGAATGAAGCCTCCTAGCTATCATGAAGTTAGAGTAACTCATCTTAAAAAAGAGGTGAAGAAGATAGACCAAATTATTGAGGAGCATAAAGTGGAATGGAACAAGTTTGGATGTtccattatgatggataaatggacAGCACGGAATGGAAAAATGATCATAAATGTGTTGGTGAACTCTCCAAGAGGGAGTGTTTTTCTTGAATCTCACGATGCTAGCAACTCTTCTACGGATGGAAGCAAAATGTACAGCTTGTTTAGAAAGACTATTGATAAAATTGGAAAGGAAAATGTTGTACAAATTGTTACAGATAATGCTAGTGAGAATGTTAGTGCGGGTAGGATGATGGAAGCTATGTATCCACACATTTATTGGACTCCATGTGCTGCCCATTGTATCAACTTGATGTTTGGTGACATATTCAAGGAAAACCCATATGCTTCAG TTTTCACTAAGGCCGTCAGGGTATATTCTTACATCAGTCAGAGGCCgttgttgttgaatttgatgaggaaattcacaaatgaaagaaatttggtgagaccgGCCAAGACTAGATTTGCAACGgctttcttaactttgcatagtTTTTACTTGCAAAAGAAAAAATTGAGAAAGCTAGTTCTTTCAAATGAATGGAAAGATAATAGATATGCAAAGGAAGTTGCGGGAAAAGAAACTGCCAAAGTTCTTATTTCTCCATCATTCTGGAATGACGTCGTTCGGGCTCTTAAAGTTGGTGGTCCTTTGATTAAGGTACTTCGTATGGTGGATGGGGAGAGAAAACCACCAATGGGCTATCTTTATGAGGCTATGGATAGAGCCAAAGAGACTATTGCAGCGTCATTTGAGGGAGATGTTAGAAAATATGAGAAAGTTTTTGAGATAATTGATATCAGGTGGGAGAATCAACTCCATCGACCTTTGCATGCAGCAGGCCATCTTCTGAACCCGGGATTATTTTACAAGAACACTAGAGATGAAACTTTGGCTTCAGAGGTGTGGATTGGATACCATGCATGTCTTGAGAAGTTGGTCCCTAATTCAGCGACGATAGATCAAATAGGGGAGGAGTTTGGTAGGTACTCACAAGCAGAGGGCCTATTTGGTTTACAAGCGGCCATTAGAGCCAGAGACATAAGGTCGCTAGGTAGCTAA